The nucleotide sequence AACTTtttatatttcataattataCAACTTTAtaattatcttctttttttttggtcgGTCCATTCTTTATTGCCCTCCTATCTTTTGGCCTACTTCTTctcttcatcatattctccacttAGGTTGGAGAAGGGGGAAAGGTGTACATATGAGTGTTATTATGGTGATGACAATTGTTTATGACAAAATGAATATTTTTTAATGTGTGAAACAAAATGTAGACCTTGTAAATTatttgtttacctcaaaaatacgatacaattaatttgatttgtgattttaaagatatatgatttaatttaataccaattaataatcaagaaaatatGAAGTAGAAGTGAAAGAAATAAGTAAATCAAACCAATATAACTCGACAGCAGTGACCTCGATCTTAGTGACCACGAGGTGGGTTTAGAACAGTAAGAACAATCAAGCAAGAAAAGTAAAGTAAGAGCAGTGGAGCAAAAGGAAGATTCTGATGAACAGTAGGCaaaaagtagagagtatattcttttctcAATGATTAGATGAGTCTTACAAATGattgggtcccctttatataataggaaaccctaaataaggtatatttctatttacaaTAAGGAATATTTTTGGTACAGCTGTCTAACTGCCTAGTACGGAACAATACGATCCTATTCCGTGATTTGCGCCATGATTTTGAGAATGTAGCAGGAATCTAGCTcattctgctgtaaattcataaTGTTACAATTTCAGGGTCGAGCATACTCAGCCTTGGAACTCTTCATACTCTTATCTCTTGAGCATTGCATTCTGTCTTCGAACTTGAATCTGTCCACCGAGCTCGAAGTCGACCTCGCCCGGACTTGGGTCCAAGATGGACCTTCAAGCCTGTAAATCGAAGGCCTCTGATTTTTTACGTATACAACGTTAAGGATATAGACAAAATATTAACGTCTTTTAAAATTAAGATTGAGGATTCTCTGTGGTTGGTTGCAATTATGTCCATAGGGgccacttttttttttcttctggaaAAGGTATGAAATTGTGCTATTCGTTTTGTAGGTGTATAATATGgaggatattttttttttttttttgccttttataAAGGATAAATCAGATTTTAGAACCCAAAATCTGTTGAAATTGATGGTTAATAAATGCTGAACTATAATTcctttttgtgtgttttgttttttgggggggggggtaataAAGTGTGTGCTAGCGACAACAAGCTTCTTAATAGGAGACAGGAGGAGAAGTGAAGTGAAAATACATAATAATGCAAGTCAAACCACGTGTGGATCATGTTGCATGAACTCAGCTATGAATATACGGAGTCGAATCCAGGAATTTGAGAGGATGGGTGCACCAAACATCTTCAAAGTAgaggtgtacataggtcgggtcagttcgaatttttcaattaccaaaccaaaccaatagtGTCGggcttttaaatttataaaccaaaccaaactaaaccAATAAAGTCGGGGTTTTCAATCTCAATTTTCGGGTTTTTTCCCAGTAAAGTCGtaatagcacaaaatatgtaacttgttctccaaatatttattttagtcatagtaggatataaatatataatatattttccaagaaaataaaataataatatgagatgagatgagccataactcataacattgtactaaaatattcaataacaaagataataaaatcgcacaaaaaaatattactaattAATACACCACCAGTGCTATTACGTAGATCACTCTTTATAAAAGCAAACAAAATAACTGAgattaacaataaaataaaaaataaaaaatatacttgCTTAAGGAGTACAAAAAATGGGAAGATCCTTGCGCTGGTAATAGAGATTCTAAAATACCATTCTGGAATTGCAAGATTATAGCGATATGAACCGAGAGAGGGACAGATGATACACTGATTTGGGGTTTAGaacaagagagagagagggagggagACGCAATTTACTTTTGAATTTTGGCGTGAATCACTGAATTGGGATGGAGATTTGGAGGGAATATTTGATATTTGgcattaaaaaaactaaaaagaaataaTACAATGATGCTATCGTGCGAAACAAATACTAAAAGAGAGGAATGGGGGCAGTTGAGGAAATAAAGAAAAGGCCCAACTAGTACTAGTACACCagttgaagtgatttggagtagatttgagttaaatttcataaAAGACGAAGtcatttttttgtataattatgtataatcttgtataatattgtatatgagtgtagaaacacactttatacactattatacacttttatacatctttatacaagcgtatgtagacgaacttcttccacgattttcagttgcaactttttgttcaaaaccagtccaaatctccattaaatgacttcatattttatatacaacctccttatactatttctaacaagtctaaataacacctgctccaaatttctcacaaaatcaaattcgaaatttaaactCACATacttaagcttgttaaaaatctaattttcaccacccaaataaatttggtttgttgaactaatatttgagtcatagttactgattcgaaaattaacttaaaagcttgaggagtcttttttaaaaattaacaaGTAATTTTGAGAACTCATTGGAGTTGAATTTTGAATATTAGCCTATTATGTTTGGGCTaattggttgtaaattgaaatacaggttataaaattaaaaagtagggAGCTCAGTTGATGTAATAAGAAATTTTTCCCGATTTTTTACCTATGCATTTTTTCATACGCGTTCGTTGGGTCAGTTATCCTTTGTCATTTCACCCTTGTCTTGTATTCCAGGTTTTGGAAACATTGGTCCAGTTTGGAGCTCCAAAgaaaattttggttgatggaaAACCTCATCTAGGAACTGATAAATTGGTACCACTTCTTCAAAATTTCCGGCGGTACCTGGAAGAGCTGGGTGTAAGTAATTGCACCTAATTTTtgtcaattccaataaattaatCAAATTCAAAATTTGATTCAGATAGGAATTCAAAAAAAATGGTAGGTACATTTTTTTCATTCACAAAAACGACTAATTTAAACCTAAAATCCTAAAATGAAGAAGATTCTGTTAATTCATTTCTAGATCTAATAGATACGACGATACCAACTTATCTTAGAAAAGAATATGAGACttttagtaggcgtttggacattaAAAATGTGATTTTTGGAAAAAGCAGTTTTTGGAGTTAAACTGAAAAAATGTACTCCCTCTATTCCACTTTAtgaatttatttcctttttggtctgttactttattttttttttggtttgttcCAAAAAGAGTGACCAGCATCTCGTGGAGAACCAGCAGAAACTTCAGGTCAGGGTGTAGAAGGGTCATTCAATCTTCTGATAGGCTGTTTAGCATTTTATCCGCACATTAAACAAATCTGTTTAGCATTTTATCAAGATCGAGTTGAATGATTTGATGTTCTGGTGTTGTCGTAGAGATATTATAACACCTGACAATAATTCTTTTTAATTCATGTCAGCACCTACTTAGGTCTAGAGGTATACTTGAGCCAAGCTCTCGGTCTTGTTTTACTGATGGTGCTCGACTCTAAATGCAAAATGAGCTTCAAACAAAGCACTCGAGCTCAAGTGCAAGCCTACCTTGAAATTCAAATGAGCTCATAATAATTTTGTGTTTGAGCTTTTATTCGAGATTTCGAGCGTATAATATTTGAATAATACCAATTCATGGCCCTGAAAAATGGTTTGGAAATCGCTGATAGAGAAGGTCACATGAGATGGTTTGTCTGTGTTTTACATAGACTTCTAAATGCACTAGCTTGTATGTGTGATAGTATGTTGATTGACGGGGATATAAAGGGGTAGAGTAGACCTAAAATCACGTGGAGAGAAGTTGTCTCAAGAATTACAATCTCCTAGCATCATTATGACTTAGCTAAGGTTAGAGATGAATGAAGTAAAGTATCCACATAGGTGATATCTATGAGTGGGGTTAATGCCTAGCTGTTATCATTGCACTTACATTGGTTAAGTGTTGGTTGTAGTCTTGTATATGCATGTAGAAGTAAGTGTAAGTTTTAAAGAACCTCCAGATCCAAAGAAGCCCTCATTTGCTCTTATACTGTATTAAAAAGTGAGTTGGACCTCTAGTTAATTGAGTGATTGCTATATGTGTGAAAATGGGATGGAAActtaaaatcatttttttttttttttgcattttgtaGAATTAAGATTTGGTACATGTTTCTATCTTGTCGAGGTTCTTCAATTGATGCCTATCACTTGAAGAAATTTTTTGTAGTTGGAAGGGGAGGAAAACTCTATGGAACAACAGAAAATTGTGGAATGTTATTCCTCTTGATGTCAATTGTGAGTGCTTTGAAGGAAATAAAGAGCCTCTATGCACCTTGAATTAGGattttcttcatcttttggttTAAATGTTTTACATGACATAGAAAACTTGCAAAGACCGGAAGGTGAGGGAAACTCTTAAGTTAACAGAAAGTTGTAGAATGCTTTTCCTTTGTATGTCCCATGGTTGGAGAGTGAGGAGCAGTCAATGCTTCGAAGGAAATAAACAGCCTCTATGCACCTTGAAATATGCTTGTCTTCAGCGTTTGAATCTTTTGTTTAAATGATTTACATGACATGGAAAACTTGATTGAGTTTGTCAGCTGCCACACAGCTAACAGCGAAGAATCCTTTTGTATCACGAACTCCTTTTTGTGGATATTAACGAAAAAAGGCGCAAccggagaaaaagtaaaaatatgtgtATGCAGTCCAACactaataattataagcatgaataacaaatatatggacaaagaaattgaaaaaaaattatgaaaaaggtaaaatatcaattgtttaatgTTGCATTTACAGGATtacactcattggcaaggaaaagtatgccttagagccttgatgaaATACTAAAGCGCACACAAAGCGAGGGGAAGcactcaacatgttttgagcctcgcttcagggcttaaacgcgctttaagcgcgcctttgacaacactggttAGAAAATGTTCATTGGTCTGAAGTAAATACAATCTGATTATGCTACAACTGGATCATTATGGGCTTCTGTAGTCTTCTTTGCTTAATTACATCTTCTGACCATCTTATTAAAACCTTAGTTGCTGAATTCTGACAAAGATAAGTATGTCTTCAGCTCTTTAAAACTTAGGTAATTCCTTTTCCATATAGACGACAGCTATGGTTTCCTTGACACTAAAAATGCTTCTTTGAGCTTTCATTCTTTGGGGAGGGACTAGAAAATGGCAAATTAGTTTCCCTGACAAAGATCAAGAAATAGGGAAGAAATAATTTTTAGGATGAAATTAATTAATAGGCTGCAGCTACTTGCATGTAGTTATAAGTTCTTTGACTCTTTCCTTTCCAGTCATCGACGTGCTTCTCCAGCGTGAAGTACGTGTGTGGTTCTGTGTGATAAACCTGACATGTCCCTGTTTGCAGGAGCATCTTTGGCTCTGGATATATGCTCACATCCTGGTGTCATTGGAGGGATGTGTATAAGGTGTGGGCAGAAGGTGGAAAACGAATCGGGTGTGGCTTTGGGATACATACACAAGGTTATTGTTAATGATTCAGTAGTCACTAAAATACACTTGTATATACATATGTTCTTTTCTTTTGGGTTGGGTTGGGTTGGGTGTGAGGAGGGTTGAGAGGAATGGAAGGCACTATATGATGTGTTGGGGACAGCTATTTCTAGTAAACTTTCTACATCTTTACTGGATTCTATAATTAATTTTGCAGAATTTGAGGCTTGCAGATGATGAAATTGCTCGATTGGGTGACAAGGACCTGAAGAACTTATTACGCCATAAAAAGCTGTACTTGGTTCTTGATTTAGACCACACACTTCTGAACTCAGCTAGACTTGCTGATATTTCAGCAGAAGAATTATACTTGAAGGACCAACGAGAAGTACTACCTGGTATGCTACTCTTACTGGTTATGTGCTAGAGGCTTATAATTTCGATGCTTATATCTTGCTcttgaaagtgatgaaaatctGTTTTACTTGCACAAGGAAGCTAGGGAAGCAAACTAAGAAAATTTGTCCAACAGGTTATCCGTACTGCCTAGGTCTCCTAGCCTGAAATCTGTTAGAGATATTGGTAGTTGGAGGGAAACCTGCATCTCTACGATGTAGCTTGAATGGGATTTTATGGTGTATATATGTTATGTGACTACTAGTTTAATGAACTAGATAGGGAAGGAAGCTATACAGAAATACGAGGTAATGTGCACTACGTAGTTAAGAAAATCTGTGTTATTGGCATTACTAGTTGTACCTCTGATCAGATTTACTGTGCTAATTTCTGTCATCTGTCCTCAATCTACTACTAGCATCTTATTCGGCCGACTCAACATTATTTGTGGCCTAAAGCGAAACTTAGAGGAAGCTTTAATCTTTGTCGACAACTTGAGGTAAAGAAATGATAACGCTCCATCAGTATTAGGTTCTCCTTGTGCTTTCCCCATACCTAAAACAACACAGGTTTCAGTTCCCCCAAAAAACAACTCATTTCTCTAATTGAAAATTAGAATTTAGAAAAATATGGAACTTGATAATAGTCTTCGCTCAAATGAGATTACTCAGAGAGCTTTAGACGCAGAGCAGGTCTTACAGAGATTCATGCAGTTGGGACCAGATACAAGTTTAAGATAGTCATACAATACAAACACAAGCATTTAACTCAACCTAGGAGAGCTCAAACCAACTATCGGCAAcatcaagaaaaagtatccaTAAATAAAAACACAAGAAAAATAACCAAGACTCTGATCAAATAGGGAGTAATAAACAACGGAAATTGTTCTACAGTTCTAGACGCAAAAGGTTTATAATAAGATTAAGAAGTCTGAATTAAAAGAGTTTCTGGGAGCAGAAGATTACAGTAAAGTGTAAACTACTGCTTTTATGAATTTCAGCACAAACAGaccccattttaaaaaaaaaaaaaaaatatcagcaCTTGCATTTGGGAACATAAATGGgagttaaagaaaaaaaattgatgacagcTATTAGCACAACTATGGTTCATAGAGAACTGACTAAAACATGAAGATATATAATGAACATGTAGAACAAGAAACTGGTTTGTTGATATTAAAAAGTTCCAAGGAGTATCTGACAAGAGATACACCGGAAAGCAAGTGGAGCAGAAACTTGTACATAATTGTTAATTGCAGGCAGCCCCTTCAGGGATGTACAATAGTGTTGAAATGATAGAACTCAGCACAAGGATAACACATAAAGTGAGAAACCGTGCAATTTATTAATTGCAGGCAAGAGCAGCAAATTGTTTCATTCCATTATTCAAAACTTGCTTTCAGTACGTCAACAGCAACTCCTGCATTTTCTCCACCCCCCAGCAAAGTGCCAGTAAAAAGTGGTAATCAAATGTAACCTGAACATGCTTAACAATCATTAAAAAAGAGGGAACTACAAATGTGAACGCATGGCACAAACACGAACATAGAACCGTAGATAACAATCAGGCTCAACGAAGTTCCACGCAGATAAGttaaactccaaaaacaaatctGAACTGTCAGAATAGCAATACAAGAAAAATGGAAAGCTGTCATGGAATTAGGGTGGCGGGAACTTAAATTTAATCCAATTAACTCTCTCTTTGTATGTATGTGATAAGCCTTCAATGATATTAGCATTCTTTTTCTTTGAGAAGGAAAATTACTATATGGAATAAGAACTATCTCAATGGTATTAGCATTCTCCTAACCACCAAAGAAATTCTTTCATTCTTCGTGGAGGGAACATGATACTCCTAGAGAATTGCTTACCGCTTCAGTATCATCAAGGATCAGGACAGCACTTTCTTGACCCACAACAACATCGAGACCCTTTTGATGCCTCTGGGTGCAGTCTCCTTGAGCAATCACTCTTGAATGGAAGTAGATACCTCCAGGGTCAAGTAAGTTTGCCATTTCCAATGCATAAGGACGTTCACCCATCGTGTAAATGTGCATCTCGAATAAACTACTGGCTTCTTTCAGGAAGGTGTGGACAAATGGCCTCAACTTTGTCATCATGTGTATCCAATCCAATTTGAAAAGGTTGCTTCTCAAAGCATCTGTACATCACAAGTCGGCAAAAACATCATAAAACAGTGCAGAACAGATACCTGCAAAATAACTATCACAACCAAACAACAAGAATAAAAGCAAAAGAAGTCCTTACCATATATGAGGTCTAAGCAAACTAGTACGTATAAGAAAAGACAAAACTTAATGTACACTATGACAAAGATTACCATAAAGAATTAACAAAGTGAAGAGCTTACAAAGCTCTAGGGTTACAGGCCAGGTTATCAAACAGCATAATTTAGATGACCCATATGTCAGAAGTCCCAGAAAGGGAACATCAGTTGCAATCAGAACATGATATATCCATTATACTTTCTAATCAAGAGTGCCAGCTAAACATTCTTTTCCTAGCCCAGGCTTCTGCACCATTACAAGACACTAGTAAACATTAACTCTGCAAAAAACATATACCACATCATCTAAAATAGTGtaatccccccccccctccctccctccctcgaTTCGTAAAAATGCTCGTTAGGTTGGGAAAGAATTTCTATTAGCTTCAGAATCTGCAATCTCTAAGAAAATTGCAGGTTTGTATGTCAAGAAGTTACATATTCCATGCACCAAGCAAGAAGATTAAAATGTGCATGGGACCTACTAATGTCGAAAAATCTTCTATTTCTCTCCAAACAGATACACATCAGTACACATCTAGGAATGATGTCCAGTACTAAATTGCTCCAGCAAACAACTGCCTCCAGGCCAGAAGGAACCTAAAAGATTGTAACATTATGAATTAGATGCACCCTAATTGCTCGTATAAATGGCTAAAGCACAGATGCATCTAGTCACAATGGAAAGTGAATGAGCTAAAGTCTCCTCATCTATCGTGTGCAAACTGCACCAATACACAAAACCTGTTCATCTTTCTAATAATGACCCACTAAAATGGACTTTAATTTAACCACTTCTGAAATTCTGTTTAGGTATTATATGAATGAAATCAAAGAGTAATGATTTGGTTTAAAATGTAAATCACTTTCTGAAACGAAAAGTGATGAAAATGAAGCTGAGGGAGCGCTTGCCTCTGTTTTAAAAGTACTGCAACAGATCCACAGTCTGTTCTTCGACCCGGTATGTTTTTTGCTATTCCTCCCCCAAAATTAACTCATACTTTCTGTTTGAGTCGTCTCCAAATCTGTCCAGTTTATTTTAACGAACCATAACATAATTAAATAGTTCTTTTATTTTAAGGAAACCGAATTTTATGCTAGAAAATGTTCATACTTCaaaactaattctacaattacgGACCCACTTCGTttgaatacaaaaaaaaaaagcttcaGTTCTTACCTAAGTAATCATGTAATGGGACATCTATATTGGCTCGAAGGGATTAACACTTACTAATTTTGTTACTTTTGATTGTAGCTGCCTTCCATTGTTGAGGTTTTTTTTTCCAGGAACACAGGGACAATATTATGAAACGAGATGTTAGGCAGGTAAAATTCTTGACAAACAGTTCAATTTACAGGCGACTTTTAGTTTAGTACTCCTTCCGTCCTAATAAAAGAAACTACTCTTTTCTGCCCATTCCAAAAACCTAACCCCTCCTAAAAGATTCTTCTCCACAATTCAAATTAAGATAAACCAAAAATCCAGTTTTCACACTACTAAATACTCTTCTGAATCACTTATCCcaactgaaaaagaaaaggaagaaactcTACTGAATTATTTTCGACCAAATTCAATGTTCTGTCAAAAATTTTACGCTTAGTAATTGATTGCAAAGTTGATTAAGGAAACATGAATTTTAGAAGATTTGTGATAAAACAGATTCCGACTAATGTGAATTTATGCATTCGGCAATGAAATCTGAATTACTATGCCTATGTGGTGAAGAAAGTTTGTTTTAGGGAACACAGTTTTTACGAAGGAACACGTTAATTTAAACACGTTAGATAGCGCGTAAATCGTAAAACGTGAACTTACTTGTTCTTCGTGAAGCGGAAGCAAAAACAGATGAACTATGGCTGGAATTACTGGTCGGCGGTGATTGTTACGGTGTGTTGGAGCAACCCCTAATTCCATAATCTAAACCCTAACCGAAATTGAGAGAGAAGAGCGTAGAAAAATACTGCAgaaaagtatttttaatatacacACTCAGTGTACTTATATAGAGAATATTAGGATTAACTAATAACTCTATTGGACCTTAAAGCACACCTTATGGGGGACCCAATTTTCCTACATCTCCCACTCACACATAATGGGAGTGCTCATCTAACATGAGAAACATATTCTCATCTCTTCAATCATTCATACAGGGAAGTAGACCGTGCGACCAGCATACTGTGAGAGCTAAGTGCTATATATCTGTTAGGAGTATATAGCCTCTCGTCGAGTGCAAACCTGCAAGTAGATCATAAAGTATGCAGTACCCTAGATCATGTAAATCACATTTGATATAGTCTCAAAATCTCATATATCATTATTTCTTGTATTCACAATCGTAACTCATAAGTCATAATTGGTGCACCAGTGAATACAAATAAATGAGATTCCATCAATGATCTTCCTCTTCTCACGATTCCCTTAACATTAGTATGACTGCTTTTCTAGTTATGCTCCGCTTGACCGAATCTGTGTTCATGGTCTTTTGGAAATACACTAAGATAGCTAACATCACACTAAGTCTCAAGTATCTGATCAGAGTCTCTAAGGGTACAAAATCTTGAGCTATTATAAAAGCTCTGGGTCTCACACAACAATAAGTTGAGAATAGACTTATGTTACCCAATTGGTCGACATTAGCACACATGGTATGAAACATGTGCTACAAGATTTTCTCCATTTTTCCAAGGAGCGTATGTTTTTATCTCATAAAGAATGTTGTACAGATGATATTTAGACACCATAAGTATCTAAATTTGAGTTCTTTGATCTACTGTATCATTTTTAACTCGCATCTGGCTCACAAAGTAGACTAGGTGAACGTTTTTCACCCTAATGACCTTATGTCATTGTTTAAGCGACATTCTGATTTTAAGCGAATAACTCTCAAATTATCCTTATGATAATTTTGCTTAAAATCATGTCTCATCTCCTCACATCACTAAGATAAGGAGGCGGTTTCCTGTGTGAGAAGGCCAACCTCATGTCTACTCGACATACTTAtaaaaaaatgaacaaagaatGTACATAACATTCAACAATAAAAAAATGTATGTATGTAAATCAATTTTATTGATAATCAAAGAACATCAGTTTGAGAACACgggaaaataaataacaaaataaagtatCTCAAAATCTACGCAAGCCTTGGGACCTAGTGTGTCTCACAAATGCATCTCTAGACAAAGGCTTGGTCAATGGATCTGCTAGCATATCTTTTGTAGCCACATACTTCACATTCACTACCTTGCGTCTAACCACGTCTCTCGCATAGTTATACTTGATATCTATATGTTTGGTTTTACAATGAAACTTTGGATCCATGGTGGAGGATATTGCAGCCTCACTGTCATAGTAGACTAATACTGGTTCAGTATTTTCAGCAATATCCAACAAGTTCTCCAAGAACTTTTTCAACCAAACAGCTTCTTGTGCTGCTGATGCGAGAGCCACGTATTCGGCTTCCATCGTAGATAGTGATACACATGATTGTTTCTTACTACTCCATGATATGGCCCCATCACTGAGTAAGAATACATACCTAAGGTAGACTTCCTCTCATCTAGATCTCCTCCATGGTCAGCATCACTGTATCCAACTAATCACAGATCCTTGCCGCCTTGATAACAAAAGGCATAATCAACAGTTCCCTTAAGATATCTCATGATCTTCTTTACTGCTTGCCAATGTGTTAAACCTGGGTCGGTCTGATATCTACTTACCAAGCCAACTGCTTGACAGATATTAGGTCTAGTGCACACCATAGCATACATTAGACTTCCGACTGCGCTCCTATAAGGAACTCAGCTCATTCTTTCTGTCTCTTCAGGAGTCTTAGGACACATATGACTTCCCAAGGTATGGCCTTTACTGATAGGAGTTTCAACTGAGAtactattttgcatattaaatcgTTTAAGAACTTTTCTAATGTAATTCTCTTGTGAGAGATACAATAGTTTCTTTGGACGATCTCTTGAAATCTTAACTCCAAGAATATATGCAGCTTCACAcatatctttcatctcaaattggGATGTTAACCATGACTTTATCTCGGTTATAAACTCCTTATCATTTCCAGCTATAAGTATGTCATCTACATACAATGTTAAAATCACAAACTTGTTTCTTGATCTCTTGGTATAAATGCAATGGTCTTCATCCATCATGGTAAAACCATTAGATACAAGAACATTTTGAAAGCGTATATACCACTGCCTTGAAGATTTTTTGAGGCCATAAATAGACTTCAAAAGTCTACAAACCTTTTGTTCGTGGCCCTTTTCAATGAAACACTCAGGTTGTTCTATATAGATTTCTTCATCTAGTTCTCCATTGAGAAAGGCAATCTTTACATCCATCTTATGTAATTCAAGATCCAGGCTTGCAACAATAGCTAGAACCAGGCGAACCGGG is from Nicotiana tabacum cultivar K326 chromosome 18, ASM71507v2, whole genome shotgun sequence and encodes:
- the LOC107800605 gene encoding RNA polymerase II C-terminal domain phosphatase-like 4; protein product: MGAPNIFKVEVYIGRVLETLVQFGAPKKILVDGKPHLGTDKLVPLLQNFRRYLEELGVTSRGEPAETSGASLALDICSHPGVIGGMCIRCGQKVENESGVALGYIHKNLRLADDEIARLGDKDLKNLLRHKKLYLVLDLDHTLLNSARLADISAEELYLKDQREVLPGMLLLLVMC